CAGGAAAACACTGGCATCTGTAATTCGGTGCGTCCAAATCGTCTATATAACATCAGTGGATTGTGGATTGTTTAGCAACTTAAAATTTGAAAACGACAGTCATTCGAGCTTTCAGTGGCACAATCTTTTCCTCTGTTCAATTTGTGACACTAGCAAGATTCATCCCATTATGAGATATGTCAAGCCTTTTAGTTATTAGACTTAACCAGTATTCCAGTTCCAGAGAGTAATTATCTCACGCTATAGCACAACACGGTTTAGATAAGCTTTTTTCCCCCTGCATCCCCTACGGATAAATTTCTTAACCCAAGCGTATTGCCCTATAGCAATCTTATCTGATTTATAAAAATTGCAAGGCTGGGATGCTCGACTTCTCTAAAAAGTTGAGCATCCCAGCAGTTTTGAGTTGTGAGGAGTTGGCAGGTTGTCAGATACCCTTCTTAATTTTTTGGGGACTGCGCCTGGGTTAAGCAATTTTTCAATATTTCGGCTAACACTTGTACGTTGGGTTCATTAAGTAAGTCAAGATGAGATCCAGGAACGTAATGGATATCTAATCCTCCAGCCACCAATTCGCCCCAGCCAAATTGTGGGTCGTATTGTGTACCTATGGCTTCGTCTCGATTTTGATCTTCTGTCCGCAAGAGGATAGCTTGACCAACATAAGGTAAAAATGTATATTCATTGCCCGCTTGAATATTAGCATCTATACTTTTTAAATGCTTGTCAGTTTCCGGTAAACTAAGTACCCCTTCCAAGTAACGGTTATATGTATTTTGGAGATGCTGCTTACGCCAATAACTCCATCTCACAATTTTTTGCCAAAGGTAGATAGGCCCTTGTTTAACTATATTAGTTAAATGCAAAAAGACTCGTTTGAGAAATGGCGCTCGCCAGCTATAACCTAAACGACAACTATCAAACAGAACTAGAATACCAACTTGTTCGCCTTGCTCTTGGAGTTGTCGAGCCATCTCGAAAGCAACTACACCTCCAAAAGAGTAACCTCCCAGAAAATAAGGCCCATTGGGTTGAAGAGTCTTAATTTCTTGAATATAGTGAGTTGCCATGTCTTCAACTCGCGTATGGAAAGGCTGTTTTCCATCTAGCCCTTGTGGCTGTAGTCCATAGAATGGTTGCTCTGAACCCAGATGCAGTGCCAGTTCACGGAAACATAAAACTTCCCCACCCAGTCCGTGAATGCAGTAAAAAGGTGGTTGGGAACCGTTGGGTTGAATTTCTACCAGAGATGACCAGCTAGATTTTGATTTGTCTAAGGTATTTACTAAAGCCTTGTTTGTTACTGCTATTTCTTCTTCTTGGGAGATTATTTTGGCTAGAGCCTCTACAGTACTTGACTGGAACAGAATGGCAAGAGGCAAATTTTTACTAAATGTCTTCTCAATTTGCCAAAACAGTTTTACTGCTAGTATGGAATGTCCTCCTAGCTCAAAGAAGTTGTCCCTAACACCGATAGGCTGGACACCTAAAATTTGTTCCCAAATTTTGGTTAGTTGTAATTCTAATTCATCACGGGGAGCAACGTAGGTGTTTTCCGAATCAAGCCTGGTTGAGTCTGGTGCTGGTAAAGCGCGGCGGTCGATTTTGCCGTTGGGGGTTAGGGGTAAGGTGTCTAGTAAAACGAAAGCACTAGGCACCATATATTCTGGTAGTTGTTGTTTGAGGAAATGGCGCAGTTCGTCTATATTTGGTGTCTGTTCTGGGTGAGGAACGATATAAGCAACTAGTCGCTGGTTTTCTAGATGATCGACTCTCGCAATTACGACGGTTTGCTGTATGGTAGGGTGCTGTGCTAGTAAAGCTTCGATTTCTCCAAGTTCGATGCGGAAACCACGAATTTTTACCTGATGATCGATTCTACCGATATATTCAATATTGCCATCGTGAAGGTAACGGGCTAAGTCTCCAGTTTTGTAAAGCTTTTCACCTTCATTAAAGGGATGGGAAATAAATCGCTCGGCTGTTAAGTCTGGACGGTTTAGATAGCCTTTGGCAACTCCGATACCACCAATATAAAGTTCGCCGATCGCACCTAACGGAACTGGTTGGAGATGGGAGTCGAGGATATAAAGTTGAGTGTTGGCGATCGCTCTGCCAATCGGTACACTTTTTAAGTTACTCTCTCTTTGACACTGCCAAAATGTGACATCAATTGCAGCTTCAGTAGGGCCATAGAGGTTGTGTAGTTCGCATCCCATCGGCTCAAAAAACCGCTCCTGGAGATCAACTGGTAAGGCTTCTCCACTACAAAACACCCGTTTTAGAGATTTGCAACCTTCTAGTCCCTTAGTTTCTAGAAATATCTGCAACATGGAGGGTACAAAATGCAGTGTTGTAATTTCTTCTTGGGCGATGGTGTTGATTAAGTAAGTCGCATCTCGCTGTCCACCAGGTTTAGCCATCACTAAACGCGCCCCTGTCAATAAGGGCCAGAAAAACTCCCAAACTGAAACGTCAAAACTAAAAGGCGTTTTTTGCAGAACGCGATCGCTTTCAGTTAGTTTGTAAGCATCCTGCATCCATACTAAGCGATTGCAAATTCCCCGATGGGTGTTCATCGCGCCCTTGGGTTTGCCTGTAGAACCGGAGGTATAAATTACATAAGCTATATCTAGAGGCTGGACACTAGAATTAGGATTGCAATTGCTTTGTTGTGAGATTGTTTCCCAGTCGCTATCCAGACAAACTTTTTGGCTACTTGTAGGCAGACGATCAACTAAATCCCTTTGGGTTAACAGCACCGCAGGTTGACAATCCCCTAGCATATATGCTAGACGCTCTTGAGGATATTCGGGATCAAGAGGTACATAAGCGCCACCAGCTTTGAGAATCCCTAACAGTCCGACAACCATTTCTAAGGAACGCTCAACACAAATGGCTACTAATACATTTGGCTGGACTCCACAAGTTTGCAAGTAGTGTGCTAGTTGGTTGGCACGACTATTTAGTTCACTGTAGGTAAGGTGCTTGTCTGCAAATTTTACAGCGATCGCATCTGGTGTTTTCTCTACCTGCGCTGCAAATAACTGGTGCAGACATTCAGATAAATCGTAGTCAGTTTGGGTATCATTCCACTCTACTAGTAGCTGATGCCGTTCGGCTGCTGTTAACAGAGGCAAATTGGCAATATGCTGTTCTGTGTTGGCAACAATACCTTCAAGTAAAGTTTGGAAATGCCCTACCATTCTAGCGATCGTTGTCGCATCAAATAAATCTGTGTTGTATTCAATTCCACCTTTGATCCCCTCTGAAGTTTCTTCTAAATCGAGGGTCAGCTCGAACTTGGCTGCACCGCTATGAACTTCTAGTGGGGTAATGTTCAATCCCGGAAGTTCCCAAAGTTCCCTTGGGGTATTGTGGAAGGCAAACATTACCTGAAACAGTGGTGAGTGACTCAGATTTCGTTCTGGCTGTAGTGCTTCTACTAACTTTTCAAAGGGTAGGTGTTGGTGGGAGTATGCTCCTAGTGTTACTTCTCGAACTTGACTAAGTAACTGCCGGAAACTTGGGTTGCCGGAAAGGTTAGTGCGTATGGCTAGGGTATTGACAAAGAACCCAATCAACCCTTCGGTTTCAACTTGGTTGCGGCCAGCAATGGGAGAACCGATGAGAATATCTTCTTGCCCAGTGTAACGATGCAGTGTTGTCCCAAAAGCCGCCAGCAATGTCATAAATAAAGTGACACCCTCCCGACGAGAGAGTTCTTTGAGCGCTGCACTCAAAGATTGCGGTATAATCAGGGATTGCACTGCTCCCTGGTAAGTTTGGATTGGTGGCCGTGGTCGGTCAGTTGGTAATTCTAATACAGTCTTGGCACCTGCTAACTGGGTTTTCCAGTAGTTGATTTGGTCTGAGAGTATTTCACCTGATAGCCATTGGTGTTGCCAAACAGCAAAATCAGCATACTGGATGGGCAATTTTGCTAGGGGCGAAGGCTTACCGCTCAAAAAGGCTTGATAAACGGCTGCTAACTGCTGCCAAAGAATTCCTATTGACCAGCCATCTGAGGCGATGTGGTGCATGACCAACAGAAGTATATGCTCCTGTTCATCTATTTGCAGCAAGGTAGCTCGCAGCATCAAGTCGGTTTCTAAGTTAAAGGGGCGTTGCGCCTCTTGCTTAAGGAAATATTCTACTTGCTCTTGTGTTACCTTAATTACCTTGAGTTCCACTGACTGAGGCGTGCGAATTACTTGTATAGGGCTACCATCAAGTGATGTAATAAAGTTGGTTCGCAGTGCCTCATGATGGATAGCGATCGCATCTAGTGACTGTTGCAATACACTCGTATTTAAGTTACCCTTTAACCTCTGTGCATTGGAAACGATATATGCGCGGCTGTCGGGTTGCAACTGTTGCAAAAACCACACTCGCTGCTGGGCAAAGGATAAAGGGGCTGACTCTCGGTTGGTTATTTGGGGAATAGTCTGATTTTGCAGATTATTTTTTTGAGTCTGGTTTTGGGCAATTGCTTCAGCTAAAGTAGCGATCGTTGGATTTTCAAATAAGAGTTGCAACGGTATTTCTATTTGAAAGGCTTGGCAAACTCTAGACATCACTTGAGTAGCCAGCAGTGAATGACCTCCAAATTCAAAAAAATTGTCATAGATGCCTACTTGTTCCCGACGCAAAACTTTCGCCCAGATGTTAGCTAAGACTTCTTCTGTGGAATTCTGAGGTGGAACAAAGTTAGTTGACAGCCTAGTATCAGATGTATCTGGCGCAGGCAAGGCGCGGCGGTCTATTTTACCGTTAGGATTTAGTGGTAGAGTGTCCAAAAATACAAAGAAACTAGGCACCATATATTCAGGTAGCTGTCCTTGCAAAAAGCGGCGCAATTCTAACTGACTAGGGATTTGCTCTGGACTGGCAACAATATATGCCACAAGTTGCTTATCCCCATTCACTTCTTCTCTAGCTATAACTAGAGTCTGCGTCAGTGCCGGATGTTGACCTAATATAGTTTCAATCTCTCCTAATTCAATTCGGAAGCCACGTATTTTAACTTGGTGGTCAATGCGACCAAGAAACTCAATATTACCATCGCTCAAATAACGTGCCAAATCCCCAGTTTTGTAAAGACGTGCCCCAGGTTCAGAGCTAAAAGGGTCGAGAATGAACTTATCTATGGTTAATTCTGGACGGTTAAGATAGCCTCGCGCTAGACCAATACCGCCAATATGCAGTTCGCCTGATTCACCAACAGCTACAGGTTGCAAGTTTTCATCAAGAATGTGAATCTCTGCATTCGTAATGGGGCGACCAATGGGAGCAATTGCATAATTAGTTCCGCGCTGGCAAGTCCAGAAAGTGGTATCAATAGAAGCTTCCGTTGGCCCATAACAATTATGCAGAACATTATCCAAATTCAGTTGGGCGAAAAAGCGTTCTAGGAGTTCGCCAGGTAAAGCTTCACCACCACAAACAATATGTCTGAGGAATCGGCAATTCTCAATTCCCTTCTCTTCTAATAAGACGCGCAGTATAGAGGGTACTAAGGCTAGGACGGTAATTTGCTGCTCACTAATCACCTTTACAAGGTAGGCAGTGTCCTGATGTCCACCAGGGCGAGCCATGAATAACTGCCCTCCAAAGCACAATGGCCAAAATATCTGCCACACGGAGGGGTCGAAACTAAAAGAAATAGTCAGTAAAACTTTGTCTGCTTGAGTTAATCCAAAGGTTGTTTGCTTCCAGTGGAGTTGATTGCAGATACCACGGTGAGAAATCATTACACCCTTAGGCTGTCCTGTAGAGCCAGATGTGTAGATTACGTAGATGAGATTATCAGCCGTCGTCTCATTGACAGGATTTTCTTGACTGTTTTGGATATTCCCTTGCCAGTTTGAGTCCAGACAAACCACTTGCGCCTGATGCGGTGGTAGATTATTGAGAAATTTTTCTTGGGTTAACAACACTGGTGTCTGCGTGTCTTCCAAGATAAAGGCTAAACGTTCTGAGGGATATGCTGGGTCTAAAGGTACATAAACGCCTCCAGCTTTGATAATACCCAGCAGACCTACGATCATCTCCAAGGAGCGCTCCACGCAAATGCCTACAAGTACTTCAGGGCCAACGCCTAAAGCACGTAAGTGGTGCGCTAGTTGATTTGCCTGTTGATTTAATTGCCGATAAGTAAGTTGTGTATTTTCACATACTACAGCAATTGCTTGGGGCGATCGCTCTACCTGCATCTCAAACATTTGGTGGATGCAGAGATCCTGACGATGAACTACTGGGGTATCATTCCATTCTTGTAGAATTTGGGTACTGATGATGTTAGTTTTAGTTAAGGTATTTAACGGGATATTTTGCTTACAATCTGAAGTCTGGCTATTTATCTGCATTTTCTATATATCAACTCCATCAGGAAATGGCATTTAATTTATTTAATTTATTATTTATTGTATAGTTGTGCTGATAGGAAATTCTATACTGAGTTCTTGCAAATTAACATTCTTGTATGAGATATGAGCAAATTTTAGCTATAGGAACAAAACTTAGCTAACCCTAAAAACGTTACGCTGCAAATAGTTTCACTTCCATAAACTATAAGAATTATGAGTTGCAATACCAGATTAATAAATATGCATCTTCAAATCAAATCCGCATTTTTTATGGTAATAGATTTACGAACGTATAACAATCATCATATTTCTACTACAATCTTAGATAATGATTAAAATCAAAAGTTTCCATTCTAACATTAGTTTACTTACAGCCAGAAAACATCACTCTGCCTACCTATATCTATTATATTTACGCTAACAAGTATTTTTATTTCATTAGACAAGTATTTTTATTTCATTAATATTAATCATTTTAATTTAGACATAGAACTACAAAGACTCTATCCTTTTATACGAAAAATTGCTGACGAAAAAAATAATTATTACCAAATCTTCATTGTGTTTGTTTCTATGTAAAAATCATGTAAAGTCATGATTATAATTTTGCTGAAACAATTAAGTAAGTAGCCAATAGGTATAATAGAGTAGACACACCAAAAAACATGAGATGGCTACTGGCACTGGGAATTAGATATCAGTATTTTTTACTTAGCACTCAGCAACAAGTCTTTTCTTGGAGCAAATCTAAAATTTAATCTAGGGACAAAAAATGTATCAAAAAAAATCGACTCTCTTTCAAGATGTAAAATACCTACAAGGCATACATGACAAGGCTGATAGATATCATATATCAGTTATTCATTAGAATTTTTTTCATTAATCTGTTAAGGTGTTGCGCCTTTAATTTGCACTAATATTTTTCCAATATGATTGTGGGGTCGGCAACATGAGCGCCCTGACAATGCAAGTTGTATACGTAACAGCTTACCAATTATCTAGATATACCCATGAAAATAACCGAAGTTCAACGATAATATTCAGTTGTGTAAATTTTTGTTACAAAAATCAAATTTTTGATGCATTCCGTTATATGTTATCCATGTAAGTTTTGTGAATCAGTAATTATGCGTAAGCAAATAAAAAAACTTCTAAGCAAAACCGAATTAGTCTAGCTAAACATGCTACAGTGATTTATGAAGAGATATAAATTGTATCTCTTGTAAAAACATTAATCTGCAATATAAAGTCTAGCAAAGCAAGTCTAACTATTTATTACACGCCTTAAAATTCTAATATTTTTACCTGACTTGTTTTGATTACTAATTAATGAATATCAGGAATTCTATTTAACTATAAGTTAATTAAACAACAAATTTTTTCCTTGGCATCAAAGCTCAATGTTTACGGGCTAAACCAGGCTCTAATTATCAACAAAAGTTAAGCATTCGGGTAGTAGCCACAAGAAGAAAGACCAACCCTGGAATATGCTTTTAATCAAGAAATTAAAGTTACTCTGTCTGAAGAAAATTGTTAACAGTAAACTATAAAGAAGAGGTTTCTTTGAGAGAAAAATGTGAGATACCCCACTTGTATAGATTTCTATCAACTTTTAACTACACTAATTGTTATTAACTATGAGTAATCAGAGCATTGCAACAAATAAATTGAGTGAGGTGCCTTTAGATTTACGTGCATCTGCATTTGTCACGGTACGTAAAGGTTCATGGTGGTTGAGATTAACAACATTATTTTTGGTTGACTATACTCTTTTATCCTTAGCTTGGGTTTTAGCCGGATATCAATATTATGAGCATTTGACTTGGTATATACCTAGTCATTATTTACCAATTTTAATAACTATTGGGATTCAAATAGGCTCACTAGCTGTCCAAGGTATTTATCGAGAAGGTCAAAAACGCTATGACTATTTGAATATTATCAAATCGCTAACTTTTGCTCATGGATTAATACTCCTTGTTTGTTTTTTGTATAAACCAGTTGTTGATATTACACATCCAAGATTAATATTATTATCTTGGTTGCTAAGTATACTATTTATTTGTACTGGTAGATATACTGTAAATATTACTCTTGAGTATCTCCGTAAGCAGAAAAAAATAGTTCGTTCTTCTGTATTTATTATTTCTGATCCTCAAGACCATGAGCAGATTACTAGCTTTATAAAAAAGGAGAAACATTACATAATATCTGGAACTGCGAATGCTAATTCATTAGACAGATATCAACGTCAAAAAACATTGAATCAACTTAATGAATTAGGTGTAACAGAAGTTTTTATATCTTGGGATGCTTTAAAAAATAGAATGTTTTTGTGCTGGTTATTTCAAGCATCTGGCATCCAAGTACATATTTTACCGATGGAATTAAAACCAATTTATAGAAATGTAGAATTTAACAAAATAGGAGGAATGCCTTGTCTGAGTTTAGATTGCCCAATAATTACAGGTAAAGATTTTTGGATAAAGCGTAGTTGTGACTTTGGTTTCGCGACTTTATTTGTAATGTTATCATTTCCTATCTACATAGCTATAGCTGTAGCTATCAAACTGGACTCTCCCGGCACAGTGTTTTATAAACAAACACGTATAGGTTTACATGGTCAACAGTTTAAAGTATGGAAATTCCGAACCATGAGGTCTGATGCAGAAAAATTACAAAAAGAATTAGAAGCTTTAAATGAAACCAAAGATGGGATTATTTTTAAAATTAAAGATGATCCTCGTATTACTAGTGTTGGTAAGTTTCTCCGTCGTTACAGCTTAGACGAGTTACCACAGCTTTTTAATGTTATTCTTGGAGAAATGAGTATAGTAGGACCTCGCCCTTTACCTACTAGAGATGTAGATAAGTTTGCTGAACATCATTTTATTCGACATGAAGTTTTACCTGGTATTACAGGTCTTTGGCAAGTTTCAGGTCGCTCGGATATTTTAGATTTTGAACAAGTTATAAACCTTGATCTTAACTACATTGAAAATTGGTCTCTTGGATTAGATTTTGAAATTCTACTCAAAACAGTTATGGTGGTTTTGAAAAAAGAAGGTGCCTACTAAACTGATAAAAAATCAATCATAGCAGACAGCAATAATTATAGTGTTTACATATTCATATAGCTATTGCAGTTTAGCGTTAGCGTGAAGTTAAGTTTTTCACTCATTAAATTTATATTTTCCTACTTTCAGTAGTTAACTATTTGCTTAATAGTAATCAAAGCTTTTGCATTCAACACTTAAAATATTTTTTAACTTCACAATCTTTTCTGAAGTAATGCCGCATTCAAAGTTGCAATTTATAGAAACAAAAAAATGATTGTATGAATTGTACGCATAAAAAAAGCTAGAAATAACCTCTAAAGCTTTATCAGAAAAAGTAAGTGATTATGTTATAAGTATTGGTAATTTAAAACTAACTAGATAGGCTAATTAATAATTAAGAATGGTAGAAAAGTATAAATTAATAAGCAATTCCCTTTCAATGATAGTCAATCGGTTAACACAAAGCATTACAGCCTTTGTATTAACCGCTGCTATTGCCCGTACTCTAGGAGCTGAGGCTTTAGGTCAGTATCTACTAGCATATAGTTACTATTTTATTTTTGTGGGCATTGCTTCACAGGGTCTAAAGACATTGTTTACCAGAGAACTAGCCAATGAACCACAAAAAACATCAGTTTATTTAATTAGTGGCACCTGTTTGCAACTAATATTTACTTTTTTGAGTTATGGGGCATTGGTTATTGTAGTGTTTTTACTTCCCTATAGTTCCAAAACCTCTACAGTTTGCTACATCATGGGATTAACCATCATTCCATTTGGACTTTCCAATGTAACGGAGGCAATTTTCCAAGCTAAAGAAAAGATGCATTTGATTGCTATTGCTACAGTCCCAGTGTATGTCCTACGCGTACTAATAATGATCTGGGCAATGCAAATGAAGTATGGAATTGAATATCTGGGAGCGATACTATTTTTTTCGGAAACATTAATTCTGATCGTTGAATGGATTCTGATTACACGGTTCGTCAAAATACAATGGCAGATCGATAGAATTTTTATATGGAATATAATTAAAGGCGCACGAACATTTTTTGCTATTGAAGCGATATCTGTAGTCAGTAGTAGAATTCAAATATTGATTCTTTCATTGTTAGGAAATGAGTTTCTAGTAGGTCTTTTTGGCGGAATAGTACAACTACTACAACCTTTTTTAATTATTGCCAACAGTATAACTGTAGCAATGTTTCCCAGGCTTTCAAAAGTAGTAGACCAAGGGCGGCAAAAGCAGCAGCAAATAACTGAAAGCTTTATTGAAATCCTATTAACAATGGGATTACCCTTATTTCTTGGATTGTTATTTTTTGGCAAAGATTTACTTGTTTTTGTTTATGACTCTAGCTTTGCTCAAGGAAGTTTAGCTCTTAGCATAAGTGCTGTATCACTTCTTTTACTGCCATTCACACGCACACTCTGCTATCTACTTGTAGCCAATCATTTTGAGATAGTCAACCTACGTGAAGTGGTGATTACAACTACATTAGGAAGCTTGATAGGTGTGGCATTAGTCTCACAATATCAGTTACTAGGTGCAGCTATCATGGCATTACTAATGACTATTATTGCCTTCAGTCAGTATGTTTATTTCAGCTATACTCTCCTATTTCCATTAAATCTATGGCGAATAATTCGCCGTCCTGTTGTAATCGGCACTTTAATGCTATCTGTATTCTTAATTTTAAAGAAAATTAATTTAGACTTTTCATTAACTCTTATTATTTCGACCTCTTCCTATATGCTATTTGTTAGTTTCCTGAGTATTTATACTTTAGGTGGAATTGATTTTGTCTTGGAAAAATTTGTAAGAAAG
This Nostoc sp. C052 DNA region includes the following protein-coding sequences:
- a CDS encoding sugar transferase is translated as MSNQSIATNKLSEVPLDLRASAFVTVRKGSWWLRLTTLFLVDYTLLSLAWVLAGYQYYEHLTWYIPSHYLPILITIGIQIGSLAVQGIYREGQKRYDYLNIIKSLTFAHGLILLVCFLYKPVVDITHPRLILLSWLLSILFICTGRYTVNITLEYLRKQKKIVRSSVFIISDPQDHEQITSFIKKEKHYIISGTANANSLDRYQRQKTLNQLNELGVTEVFISWDALKNRMFLCWLFQASGIQVHILPMELKPIYRNVEFNKIGGMPCLSLDCPIITGKDFWIKRSCDFGFATLFVMLSFPIYIAIAVAIKLDSPGTVFYKQTRIGLHGQQFKVWKFRTMRSDAEKLQKELEALNETKDGIIFKIKDDPRITSVGKFLRRYSLDELPQLFNVILGEMSIVGPRPLPTRDVDKFAEHHFIRHEVLPGITGLWQVSGRSDILDFEQVINLDLNYIENWSLGLDFEILLKTVMVVLKKEGAY
- a CDS encoding oligosaccharide flippase family protein gives rise to the protein MVEKYKLISNSLSMIVNRLTQSITAFVLTAAIARTLGAEALGQYLLAYSYYFIFVGIASQGLKTLFTRELANEPQKTSVYLISGTCLQLIFTFLSYGALVIVVFLLPYSSKTSTVCYIMGLTIIPFGLSNVTEAIFQAKEKMHLIAIATVPVYVLRVLIMIWAMQMKYGIEYLGAILFFSETLILIVEWILITRFVKIQWQIDRIFIWNIIKGARTFFAIEAISVVSSRIQILILSLLGNEFLVGLFGGIVQLLQPFLIIANSITVAMFPRLSKVVDQGRQKQQQITESFIEILLTMGLPLFLGLLFFGKDLLVFVYDSSFAQGSLALSISAVSLLLLPFTRTLCYLLVANHFEIVNLREVVITTTLGSLIGVALVSQYQLLGAAIMALLMTIIAFSQYVYFSYTLLFPLNLWRIIRRPVVIGTLMLSVFLILKKINLDFSLTLIISTSSYMLFVSFLSIYTLGGIDFVLEKFVRKG
- a CDS encoding non-ribosomal peptide synthetase is translated as MQINSQTSDCKQNIPLNTLTKTNIISTQILQEWNDTPVVHRQDLCIHQMFEMQVERSPQAIAVVCENTQLTYRQLNQQANQLAHHLRALGVGPEVLVGICVERSLEMIVGLLGIIKAGGVYVPLDPAYPSERLAFILEDTQTPVLLTQEKFLNNLPPHQAQVVCLDSNWQGNIQNSQENPVNETTADNLIYVIYTSGSTGQPKGVMISHRGICNQLHWKQTTFGLTQADKVLLTISFSFDPSVWQIFWPLCFGGQLFMARPGGHQDTAYLVKVISEQQITVLALVPSILRVLLEEKGIENCRFLRHIVCGGEALPGELLERFFAQLNLDNVLHNCYGPTEASIDTTFWTCQRGTNYAIAPIGRPITNAEIHILDENLQPVAVGESGELHIGGIGLARGYLNRPELTIDKFILDPFSSEPGARLYKTGDLARYLSDGNIEFLGRIDHQVKIRGFRIELGEIETILGQHPALTQTLVIAREEVNGDKQLVAYIVASPEQIPSQLELRRFLQGQLPEYMVPSFFVFLDTLPLNPNGKIDRRALPAPDTSDTRLSTNFVPPQNSTEEVLANIWAKVLRREQVGIYDNFFEFGGHSLLATQVMSRVCQAFQIEIPLQLLFENPTIATLAEAIAQNQTQKNNLQNQTIPQITNRESAPLSFAQQRVWFLQQLQPDSRAYIVSNAQRLKGNLNTSVLQQSLDAIAIHHEALRTNFITSLDGSPIQVIRTPQSVELKVIKVTQEQVEYFLKQEAQRPFNLETDLMLRATLLQIDEQEHILLLVMHHIASDGWSIGILWQQLAAVYQAFLSGKPSPLAKLPIQYADFAVWQHQWLSGEILSDQINYWKTQLAGAKTVLELPTDRPRPPIQTYQGAVQSLIIPQSLSAALKELSRREGVTLFMTLLAAFGTTLHRYTGQEDILIGSPIAGRNQVETEGLIGFFVNTLAIRTNLSGNPSFRQLLSQVREVTLGAYSHQHLPFEKLVEALQPERNLSHSPLFQVMFAFHNTPRELWELPGLNITPLEVHSGAAKFELTLDLEETSEGIKGGIEYNTDLFDATTIARMVGHFQTLLEGIVANTEQHIANLPLLTAAERHQLLVEWNDTQTDYDLSECLHQLFAAQVEKTPDAIAVKFADKHLTYSELNSRANQLAHYLQTCGVQPNVLVAICVERSLEMVVGLLGILKAGGAYVPLDPEYPQERLAYMLGDCQPAVLLTQRDLVDRLPTSSQKVCLDSDWETISQQSNCNPNSSVQPLDIAYVIYTSGSTGKPKGAMNTHRGICNRLVWMQDAYKLTESDRVLQKTPFSFDVSVWEFFWPLLTGARLVMAKPGGQRDATYLINTIAQEEITTLHFVPSMLQIFLETKGLEGCKSLKRVFCSGEALPVDLQERFFEPMGCELHNLYGPTEAAIDVTFWQCQRESNLKSVPIGRAIANTQLYILDSHLQPVPLGAIGELYIGGIGVAKGYLNRPDLTAERFISHPFNEGEKLYKTGDLARYLHDGNIEYIGRIDHQVKIRGFRIELGEIEALLAQHPTIQQTVVIARVDHLENQRLVAYIVPHPEQTPNIDELRHFLKQQLPEYMVPSAFVLLDTLPLTPNGKIDRRALPAPDSTRLDSENTYVAPRDELELQLTKIWEQILGVQPIGVRDNFFELGGHSILAVKLFWQIEKTFSKNLPLAILFQSSTVEALAKIISQEEEIAVTNKALVNTLDKSKSSWSSLVEIQPNGSQPPFYCIHGLGGEVLCFRELALHLGSEQPFYGLQPQGLDGKQPFHTRVEDMATHYIQEIKTLQPNGPYFLGGYSFGGVVAFEMARQLQEQGEQVGILVLFDSCRLGYSWRAPFLKRVFLHLTNIVKQGPIYLWQKIVRWSYWRKQHLQNTYNRYLEGVLSLPETDKHLKSIDANIQAGNEYTFLPYVGQAILLRTEDQNRDEAIGTQYDPQFGWGELVAGGLDIHYVPGSHLDLLNEPNVQVLAEILKNCLTQAQSPKN